From Micropterus dolomieu isolate WLL.071019.BEF.003 ecotype Adirondacks linkage group LG06, ASM2129224v1, whole genome shotgun sequence:
ACTCCAgatctgtgttgttgttgaagtTCCTTGTGGAACACCAGATCTGTGTTCTTGTTCAAGTTCCTGTGGAACACCAgatctgtgttgttgttgttaaggtTCCTTGTGGAACACCAgatctgtgttgttgttcaagTTCCTGTGGAACACCAGATCTGTGTTCTTGTTCAAGTTCCTGTGGAACACCAGATCTGTGTTGTTGTTAAGGTTCCTGTGGAATACCAGATCTGTGTTGTTGTTAAGGTTCCTTGTGGAACACCAGATCTGTCTTGTTGTTGAAGTTCCTGTGGAACACCAgatctgtgttgttgttcaagTTCCTGTGGAACACCAgatctgtgttgttgttcaagTTCCTGTGGAACACCAGACCTGTGTTGTTGTTAAGGTTCCTGTGGAACACCAGACCTGTGTTGTTGTTAAGGTTCCTGTGGAACACCAGATCTGTATTGTTGTTAAGGTTCCTGTGGAACACCAGATCTGTGTTGTTGTTAAGGTTCCTTGTGGAACACCAgatctgtgttgttgttgaagtTCCTGTGGAACACCAGACCTGTGTTGTTGTTAAGGTTCCTGTGGAACACCAgatctgtgttgttgttgttatgataaataattattttatattattcaaACGCAGCCTGAGAGGAAGGTCAGCCTGGCTGACCGAACTATGGACTGAAAGCacatttaaaaggaaaatcattcaaatataaaattctTTTTCTCCCCCTGTTTCTCTCAAAGGATCCAGTCTCCCCCTCCTTCATCATCACCTCCTTCAATACCAGCTCCTTCAGGATCACCTACTCCTGCTCTTCCTGGAGCTAGACAGCCTCTGGTTGTTTGGTGGAAGTATTTTTCCTCCCTCTGGTTGGAAGGTTTGACCTCTCCTTGTTGGACAATTTGACGTCTGTTTTTTTGGATAGtttgatgtctgtttttttggaCAGTTTGACTTCTGTTTTTTGGACAGTTTGAAATCTGTTTTGTGGACTGTTTGACATCTGTTTTGTGGACTGTTTGACGTCTGTTTTTTTGGACATCTCCTTGGACAGTTTGGACCTCTCCATTTTGGACAGTTTGACATCTGTTTTTTGGACAGTTTGACATCTGTTTTTGGGCATCTCCTTGGACCATTTGGACCTCTCCTTGTTGGACAGtttgaaatctgttttttgGACAGTTTGACATCTGTTTTTGGGCATCTCCTTGGACCATTTGGACCTCTCCTTGTTGGACAGtttgaaatctgttttttgGACAGTTTGACATCTGTTTTTGGGCATCTCCTTGGACAGTTTGGACCTCTCCATTTTGGACAGTTTGACATCTGTTTTTTGGACAGTTTGACATCTGTTTTTGGGCATCTCCTTGGACCATTTGGACCTCTCCTTGTTGGACAGtttgaaatctgtttttttgaACAGTTTGACGTCTGTTTTTTTGGACAGTTTGACGTCTGTTTTTTTGGACATCTCCTTGGACAGTTTGGACCTCTGACATCTACTTGTTGGACAGTTTGATGTCTCCTTGTTGGACAGTTTGACATCTGTTTTTTTGGACAATTTGACATCTACTTGTTGGACAGTTTGATGTCTCCTTGTTGGACAGTTTGACATCTGTTTTTTGGACAATTTGACATCTACTTGTTGGACAGTTTGATGTCTCCTTATTGGACAGTTTGACATCTGTTTTTTTGGACAGTTCGACGTCTGTTTTTTTGGAAAGTTTGACGTCTCCTTGTTGGACAGTTTGACGTCTGTTTTTTTGGACAGTTTGAAGTCTGACAGTTTGGATGTCTCCTTGTTGGACAGTTTGGATGTCTCCTTGTTGGACACTTTGATGTCTATTTTGTTGGACAGATTGAATGTCTCTTCTTTGGACAGTTTGACATCTTGTTGGAAAATTTGACATCTTCTTGTTGGACAGTTTGGCTGTCTCCTTGTTGGAAAATTTGAACTCTACTTGTTGGACAGTTTGGATGTCTCCTTGTTGGACAGTTTGACATCTCTTTTGTGGACAGTTTGGGCGTCTCCTTGTTGGACAGTTTCAACGTCTCCTTGTTGGACACTTTGACGTGTCCTTATTGGACAGTTTGACGTCTCCTTGTTGGACAGTTTGGATGTCTCCATGTCACTTGACACATTctactaaattaaattaaattttatttatatagtgccaaatcacaacaacagttatctcatttATCAGTTATCACATCTACTTGTTGGTGTCTGTCTCCGCAGAGATGAACTGTCTCTGTGGTCTGAGCATGCTCAGTGTGTTCGTCCTGTCACTGTGGGAGGAGCCAAACTGTGAGGCAATGACCTTGAACTCTGTCCTCCTTCATCAGGtgtcagagggaggaggaggaggaggaggaggaggtcaccagaggaggaagaggagctggGTGTGGAACCAGTTCTTTGTCCTGGAGGAGTACGGCGAAGACGAGCCGCTGTATGTGGGGAAGGTACGATCAGGGACATCGATGCTTCCACTGATTTCTGTTTGTTACAATAAAAATCACTAATCAATCATCAATAATGAGTAAAACAGCTCCACCTGCTGGACACGTTGCATCATTACGTTTCCTTCACTTACATCAAACATCACAGGCCCAGTCAGTGTAGCTTTCCCAGATTAGGGTTAGCTCATGTGACTTTACTATTACTGTCTCTCTCCCGCTGCATGCTGGGAGTTTGGTGGTGGTGAGCTAATATGGCTGAAGGGGAGCCATGTTTCATGGTGGGGATGGCGTCCTTATTGGTTTTCTTTGTAGTAAGGGTGTGAATCTTTTGGTATCTCACGATTCAGGGTCTTGTTTACCTTTGAGGGTCAGATGGAGGTGAGGTCATCAGCAGGAATGTGGACTGTGGTGGTTTAGAGGGACCTGATCCTGGAGGTGAAGCTCTGGGTTCACCAGTTGATCACAGAACAGGTGATCACAGAATAGTTGATCACAAAACAGGTGATCGCACAACAAGTGTGTTCTTGTTGTCTCTGCTGGTCTACCTGTTGTTTTTTATGGGTTGTCTTGTTGTCTCTGGTCCCTGCAGCTCCACTCTGACATGGATAAGGGTGACGGTCAGGTAAGGTATGTCTTGAACGGTGAAGGAGCAATGTCCATCTTCACCATCGATGAGAATACAGGAGACATTCACGCCACCAAGAGGCTGGACCGGGAGCAGCAGGCATACTACTCCTTGAGAGCTCAGGCTCGAGACCGAAAAACCAACATGCCAGTGGAACCAGAGTCCCAGTTCATCATCAAAGTCCAGGACATCAATGACAATGAGCCCAAGTTCCTGGACGGACCGTACACTGCTAGGGTGGCCGAGGGGTCTCCTGTAGGTGAGTCTGAACACCTGACTAACCAAGGGACAAAGTCTACTCCATGACAATGGTCCAGGTCTTTATTAACTGATGTCTATAGTATGTGAAAGGTTATAAACACATACCTTAGACATCTTTTAGCAAGTAAAGAATCTTTATTCATCCTTTCAAAACTAAAGTTAAAAGATGCTGCACAGGCGCAGTTAAATTACAGGTTTCAGAATTTCAGGTcacacataaacaaatgaaataaataaagataaagcaTAAAGCCGAATACgagttataaaataaaagccctTACAGCTGCTGGTGTAGAAACTTAGAAACTAAATGATCACTATTCAAAGTAAACAACGTGATAGCATCTGGACTGCTAGCTTTCAGTCTGCACCTCTGACTGCCCTTCAGCCTACATGTCTAGTTACCAGCCTTCATCCTGACCTGCTAGCTACCAGCCTTCATCCCGACCTGCTAGCTACCAGCCTTCATCCCGACCTGTTAGCTACCAGCCTTCATCCCGACCTGCTAGCTACCAGCCTTCATCCCGACCTGCTAGCTACCAGCCTTCATCCCGACCTGTTAGCTACCAGCCTTCATCCCGACCTGCTAGCTACCAGCCTTCATCCCGACCTGCTANNNNNNNNNNNNNNNNNNNNNNNNNNNNNNNNNNNNNNNNNNNNNNNNNNNNNNNNNNNNNNNNNNNNNNNNNNNNNNNNNNNNNNNNNNNNNNNNNNNNCATCCCGACCTGCTAGCAACCAGCCTTCATCCCGACCTGTTAGCTACCAGCCTTCATCCCGACCTGTTAGCAACCAGCCTTCATCCCGACCTGCTAGCAACCAGCCTTCATCCCGACCTGCTAGCTACCAGCCTTCATCCCGACCTGCTAGCTACCAGCCTTCATCCCGACCTGCTAGCTACCAGCCTTCATCCCGACCTGCTAGCTACCAGCCTTCATCCCGACCTGCTAGCAACCAGCCTTCATCCCGACCTGTTAGCTACCAGCCTTCATCCCGACCTGTTAGCAACCAGCCTTCATCCCGACCTGCTAGCAACCAGCCTTCATCCCGACCTGCTAGCAACCAGCCTTCATCCCGACCTGTTAGCTACCAGCCTTCATCCCGACCTGTTAGCAACCAGCCTTCATCCCGACCTGCTAGCAACCAGCCTTCATCCCGACCTGCTAGCAACCAGCCTTCATCCCGACCTGTTAGCTACCAGCCTTCATCCCGACCTGTTAGCAACCAGCCTTCATCCCGACCTGCTAGCAACCAGCCTTCATCCCGACCTGCTAGCAACCAGCCTTCATCCCGACCTGCTAGCTACCAGCCTTCATCCCGACCTGTTAGCTACCAGCCTTCATCCCGACCTGCTAGCAACCAGCCTTCATCCCGACCTGCTAGCAACCAGCCTTCATCCCGACCTGTTAGCTACCAGCCTTCATCCCGACCTGTTAGCAACCAGCCTTCATCCCGACCTGCTAGCTACCAGCCTTCATCCCGACTGCAGCAACTTCCTGTCTCTCAAGTTGGATaaacttaaaacatttaaaaacagctgcagtTACTATGTCGGAGAAGGTGCTACTCTTAATGTGATAATCACAGTTCtgactgaacagaaacatacttttattgtgaaatttatttctcatgcagtaaaatgttttttcagtgttacatttttaaccctttttagataaacattttCAGGTTTTTCTCTCCTTGGTTTGTTAAAGGATGTCATATTTCAAATCATTAAGGTGTTATTTCTCTACAGGTACGTCGGTGGTGACGGTGGTGGCGACAGATGCTGATGATCCGACTTATGGAAACTCTGCCAGACTGGTTTACAGCATCTTGCAGGGTCAGCCATACTTCTCTGTGGAGCCAAAGACAGGTAAGTGTGTTTCAatgcgtgtttgtgtgggttATTGCTTGAATCAGAGTTTCTCTCTCTGAATAAGCAAACTCTTACTTCTTAATCCGTGTGGAACCTCAGGATCCAGATGCTGGTGGATGTGAAACAGAGGTTGACCTCACATTTCTGGCAGTTGGCCTTTGGTATACCTGTGCACCCAGGTACCTTGCGTCATCTGGGCGCACATCAGTGACTGGAACTGGAACTCCTCATTCTCACACATTTGTGGAACTGGGACGAAGTTTCATGCGCTCCAGACTCTTTCCACTTTTGGTCTTCAGCAGTGTATGACTTGAAGGTATACAGCTCCACtcgttctttctttctcatgcCATTGCCTTCACAGTACGTACTGGCAGCCAGATGGTCACGATCAAGTCCAGAAAGTGGTACCACCTCCGCTTGTACCACTTTAGAACCTGCAAGGTGGTTCCTCCAACCATGGCCACCTTTAGTTCAAAAGATCCACGTCCTGCCCTCTTCAGCTCAGCATCGCACATCAAGGTGATGCCTGGTGGACTGTCACCAACAGTAGCAGTGCTGTGCAGTCCCTGCTGAGCCAGTCTGAGAGGGACCCTCGTAAACCAGTTGTTCTTGCTTGGGTATTGGCTGGGCCAGGCGGAGGACATCTGCTAGCTCAGGCGGTTGTACAACTGTCACCATCAGAGTCAGCCAAGTCGAGTATCTTGTAGACCTGTTTCTTAGGTTTTGAGGGCAGGTATTCTTCAGTCTGTTTCTCCCATTTAATAGGACCATCTGCTCATCAACAGCCAACTTCTCACCCAGTTATGAGCTGGATCATcatttctctcctgtctctctttgtTCTGAAGTGCAGGGACTTTTGTGCTTTAGTAGTGAGGTCGagggatgtgtttgtgtgaaactgtATCACATAGATTTGACTGCCCTACAATAACTTCCAGAATTTCTTTAGAAAACAACAGCTTGAAGTACTGGAGGGGGGCATGATATCAGATATTAAACTGCCATTCTGGGTCAGCACTGAAGTAAGCACGGTGGGCTGTTCTCCACCGTGGAACATGTCagggaaaataattccttcccaAAGAATACGGAGTCAAATAGATGTGATGAATCATTCTTTATGTAACGTGCCACGGAGAGAACGCACGGTTACTCTCCAgaactcagcatttcctctTCTTAAATACAAAACCAGGTACAGAACACAACAGCCAATAGTAAACTGCCAAGACAAGGGAAAACAAATGGCAGAGTATTATCACAGTATTATATCAAAAGCTTCTTCCTGGGCTGACAAAAGAACGTGGCATCAGAGTTGTGTCCAGGTGACTCTCATTTGTACATGTCAGCAGATGTTTATTGTAAGACAGACAACCCTTTGATTAGGAATAAAACCCTGTGACCAAGTTAGTTACAGTGAAATCCTAAAAATCAGCAACttataatgtatttctcacaAACATCAACCTCTGctacatcttcatcttcatcttcatccaCAGACTCCGACTCGGCCTCAGTCTCTGCAGGCAGGTGTTCTCCTTTAAAACAGGAAGCAGGATGCACAGATCTGAATGTTTCAGTTACACAACTTGACTGGCCCCTGactggacccccttttgccttcagaactgccttaattcttcgtggcatactttcaacaagcaGGTGGAAaccttcctcagagactttggtccatgtTGACATGACAGCATCACACAGCAGCCGCAGATTCCCTCCTGTTCCTCCACATCCCAAAGGGGCTCTGTTGGACTGAGATCTGGTGCCTGTGGAGGCCTCTGGAGTCCAGTGAACTCCTCATCATGTTCaggaaaccagtttgagatgatttgagctttgtgacatggagCATTATTCTGCTGGAagcagccatcagaagatggtacactgtggtcataaagggatggacctgctcagcaacaatactcagggaGGCTCAGCTggtcccccacaccattacaccaccaccaccacctgaaCCGTCGATAcgaggcaggatggatccatgctttcatgttgttcacaccaaattctgacccgACCATCTatatgtcgcagctgaaatcgagactcatcagaccaggcagcGTTTTTCCTTCTTCTATTGTCTATTCtgagctgacaggagtggccccTGGTGTGGTCTCCTGCTGCTGtggcccatctgcttcaaggttggacctgttgtgcattcagagatggtgCTCTTCATACCTTGGTTGGAACGAGGGGTTCtctgagttactgttgcctttctgctGTCATCTCGACCCAGTCTGCACATTCTCCTCTGACAACAACAAGGTATTTCCATCCACACCGCTGCCGCTCActggacattttctctttttcggaccgttctctgtaaaccctagagatggctgtgtgtgaaaatcccagaaGATCAGCAGTTTACCAGTCCCAGTCTATATATTTCTAAGTGCACTTCTTTTCTGTCCTCAACCTGTCTACATTACAGTTATCCATTCCATCGTTACTGGACACCTGCCAATCACAGTATTATACATTATTGTACTATATTATATTCCTATATTTCATGTGGATTTTAACTTGTGTGATTTTCTATTTATACATGGTGATTGGCGGAGGGATTGCATTGCCCATGACTGCGTCGCTGTCATCGTTGTGCGTATGCTGATGAAGAAGAGTCAGAGAAACAACAGTGTGAACACAGTTGTCAGGAACAGGGTTATCTAGCCATGCAAAAAGCCAGGACGGATGCAGATCTGTAACGTATAGAGCCATCACCAGGTGGAAATAGCTCCCAGTAGAGCCCACGTGTGTCAGGATGTGTGTGGTTGAAACACGTAGGCTgacaggtacagttcaaaaggtttattaacaaaacaaaagcgagcacagTTACAGTCCAGGTAATCCAAAAATAACAACAGTTCAAACAAACCAGGTGATCCAACTGAAAACATCCAAGAAGGGAAAACAATCCAtaaacagggagacacgacgagCAAGGCAGGCTAAACACGACATGCGACAACGCACATACACgcaacaatgaccggacaaagactgagagaaacaagcaaggatatatacacaggttaacgagctgggaggaggcacacaggtgatactaataatgacagcagacagacgCAGGCAGGCAGGAACACCAGATACAGATACCAAACAGGCCCAAACTAACAGACAAATCCCAACAGAAATAtgaatacaaataaacacatatacaaGGTACAAAAGACAAGAATCCAACTGGAACTctaaacacagaacagacaagcaggcagaggaaTAAAATCCACATGCAGAAGCAAAtctaaatgcagaaaaataaacatcataAAACTAAAACCGGACAGACAGGCAAACTAAATGACAAGAACAGACTGACGCAGaataatcaaaacaataatgaagTAAGTATTGTATTGAGTATTTTTAATGAAGCCAAATgatgaaagtttttttctgtttgtagtcTCACAAACAGactttcagtgtgaacatttAAAGCTGTGAACTGTGATGTGTTGATCTCTTCCTCTTATATAACCCTGTTCACCCCCCATCTGCAGCAGACGTTAACCTTTAGATGGAACATGTTTATGGCTGACAGAGAGGAGGTGAATTAACTCTGCAGAGCCACAGATTAAAACAGATTGTGAGGATTATTTGATTATAAACAGCTTCAGcctgctctgctctgaaccaTCCATTTATTTACCCTCAGTAAGCTCAGCTGAGTCACAGGTCACATGGTGAGACTGAAAAACACCACCGTGATGTGTTCAAGGACTGAGGGAGAAAATCACTGTGTAAATACTGGAAGGTGTCCTGATGTGTTTACTTAAACTGAgtctcacctgtcctgcagGTGTCCTGATGTGTTTACTGAACCTGAgtctcacctgtcctgcagGTGTCCTGATGTGTTTACTGAACCTGAgtctcacctgtcctgcagGTGTCCTGATGTGTTTACTGAACCTGAgtctcacctgtcctgcagGTGTCCTAATGTGTTTACTGAACCTGAgtctcacctgtcctgcagGTGTCCTGATGTGTTTACTGAACCTGAgtctcacctgtcctgcagGTGTCCTGATGTGTTTACTGAACCTGAgtctcacctgtcctgcagGTGTCCTGATGTGTTTACTGAACCTGAgtctcacctgtcctgcagGTGTCCTGATGTGTTTACTTAAACTGAgtctcacctgtcctgcagGTGTCCTGATGTGTTTACTGAACCTGAgtctcacctgtcctgcagGTGTCCTGATGTNNNNNNNNNNNNNNNNNNNNNNNNNNNNNNNNNNNNNNNNNNNNNNNNNNNNNNNNNNNNNNNNNNNNNNNNNNNNNNNNNNNNNNNNNNNNNNNNNNNNGAACCTGAgtctcacctgtcctgcagGTGTCCTGATGTGTTTACTTAAACTGAgtctcacctgtcctgcagGTGTCCTGATGTGTTTACTGAACCTGAgtctcacctgtcctgcagGTGTCCTGATGTGTTTACTGAACCTGAgtctcacctgtcctgcagGTGTCCTGATGTGTTTACTGAACCTGAgtctcacctgtcctgcagGTGTCCTGATGTGTTTACTGAACCTGAgtctcacctgtcctgcagGTGTCCTGATGTGTTTACTGAACCTGAgtctcacctgtcctgcagGTGTCCTGATGTGTTTACTGAACCTGAgtctcacctgtcctgcagGTGTCCTGATGTGTTTACTGAACCTGAgtctcacctgtcctgcagGTGTCCTGATGTGTTTACTGAACCTGAgtctcacctgtcctgcagGTGTCCTGATGTGTTTACTGAACCTGAgtctcacctgtcctgcagGTGTCCTGATGTGTTTACTGAACCTGAgtctcacctgtcctgcagGTGTCCTGATGTGCTTACTGAACCTGAgtctcacctgtcctgcagGTGTGGTGCGGACGGCTCTTCCTGACATGGACCGGGAGGTGCGGGAACGTTACCTGCTGGTCGTCCAGGCCAAAGACATGATTGGTCAGATGGGAGGTCTCTCAGGAACCACCTCCGTCACGGTGATACTGACCGACATCAATGACAACCCGCCTCGCTTCCCCCACAGTAagtctgacctctgaccttcacaGTTCACATCGCAGAAACTCTGAGGGATCAGAGCAGCAGGTATCTCAGGAGCCTGAACTGACCTGGACTCAGACCCAGTCCAGGATTAGTTTCTGGTGAACAGCTGGAGTAAACAGGAAGTAACATCATCATGTGTCTGTTTATCTGTGATCTACAGAGAGCTACCAGTTCACAGTTCCAGAGTCTGTACTGGTGTCAGATGTGGTTGCCAGGATCAAAGCTCTGGATCTGGATGTTGGTCCGAATGCTGAGATGGACTACAGGATCCTGAATGGAGACGGACTGGGAACCTTCAGGATCGTCACCGATCCAAACACACAGGAAGGACTCCTCACTTTACAGAAGGTACTGGTCACTTCCCAGTAAGAACTGGTTCACAGTTTTTTGTCCTTTGTTCAACAGGTTTAGAGTGTTTTAACGGCCCCCCTTTGAGAGAGTCCGGCTCACTGAACTGCCCCCCCTGCAGCTGTGAGctctctgcctgtctgatcATTGCATTAGTCGACTCTGTGCTCCACTTCCTGTCGGTCCCAGAGGACGGACCTCTGCTGCTGAACAGCTGCTGACAAATATCAGCACTTTGTTTCAGCTTTAGATGCAAAGACAGAACCATCTGTTAGAACCCATTCCAGATCCAGCATGCATGGTTCCAAAAGAATCTTATTCTTAATACGATAGTTAGGGAGACCATAGATCCTCTTTCTCCCGGACAGCTAAATCTCCCAAAACGTCCAGGATTCAGCTTCTGCTTTCTACAGTCGGCATTCATGCTCTGTGCTTTTTCATTGCTTCGACCTTTCTCTTTAGGTCTCGCCTTCTCGCTCGCCACCATTGGTCGGTCACGTAGGCCTACATATCCTTCACGCCACCACTGGCCAAACTGCATCTCGATCATCACCCACGGCAACAGCcaagagacagagcagcagcagctcatcaACAGTGAAACATGGTGCATGAACGGTGTGAAAAATGGCCAAACACAGGGCTTGAAGTGGGTCGGTACTCTCCGGTACTCACCGGTACGCAGTACCGGCACTTCTACAtgttactctttggcgtaccgagACTTTTTTTTGCATACCGGCACTTCTCACAGCCTGCGGGACTCTTGTCTGTCCTCTCCACTGGCGGAGACCAGTAGGGGGAAGATCAGGTGCCATCCCACACTTTGTAATTAATGTactattcaattcagttttatttatataacgccaaatcacaacaacagttatctcacagcacttttcataaagagcaggtctagaccgtactctgtgatgctatttacagaagcccaacagttcccaccaagagcagcactaggagacagaggcaaggaaaaacttcctttaagaggcagaaacctcgagcagaaccatggctcagggtgggcggccgagagagagagagagagagagagggagagagagagagggggagagagagggatatggaaggagagagagagagagagggggaNNNNNNNNNNNNNNNNNNNNNNNNNNNNNNNNNNNNNNNNNNNNNNNNNNNNNNNNNNNNNNNNNNNNNNNNNNNNNNNNNNNNNNNNNNNNNNNNNNNNagctttgtaggtaagaagaatgattttaaattctattctggattttactggaagccaatgcaaagaagctaaaacaggagaaatgtgatctcttttcctggttcctgtcagaacacgtgctgcagcattctggatcagctgaagagtcttaatggactttttcgagcagcctgataattaggaattgcagtaatccagcctagaagtaacaaatgcatggactagtttttctgcatcatttttagacaggatgttcctgattttcacaatattacgtaggtgaaaaaaggcggcctttgaaatttgcttaatgtgggacttaaacgacatgtcctgatcaaagataactccaagattcctcacagtggtgctggaggccagggcgatgccatccagggaaactatatctttagataatgcgtcacggaggtgcttaggccccagaacaataacttcagttttatctgagtttaacatgagaaaattacaggtcatccaggttttaacatcctgaaggcacatttgaagtttagctaactgatccGTCTTTGTTGGAAAGAAAAATATGGTCACTCTAGTATAGGTCATCCAAGGGTAACGGTTCTAACTGACCAGCAGGGAGTCCAGTAAAGAACCAGGCAGTATCCAGTATCCGAGTCCttgatttaaccctccttggaGAACTCTGATCTGGGTGACAGAGATAGTTGAGACAGGACCAGTTCTGTCCCTTTAAATCATGACTTTTTATCTCCAGGTGACGAGAAAACATGTTCAAGCATTATTTCCCCAGAGGTCGTCACACCAgtgtcccccctcccccctgtGTCCCCCCCAGACTCTGGACTTTGAGACCAAGTCGAGCTACGTGTTGCACGTTGAGGCGTCCAATCGTTACGTGGACACTCACTTCCTGTCAACGGGTCGGTTCAGCGACGTAGCGACGGTTCGTCTACTGGTGGAGAACGTGGATGAGCCTCCGGTCTTCTCCTCCCCCGTTAGTCGGATGGTGGTCTCTGAGGACGCTGCGGTAGGAACTGATGTGGGATCAGTTTCAGCTCACGACCCTGACGCCACCGACAACCCCGTCAGGTAGGAACATGAGCGCCTGGAGACAGAGTCAGAGGCGGAGCTGGTGTTTAACAGCAGGTGGATCTGTGTGCAGGTACTCGATAGACAGGAAGTCGGACGTGGAGCGGTTCTTTAACATCGACAGCAGCTCAGGTGTGATCCGGACCGCCAGACGTCTGGACAGAGAGACCATCGCTCTGCACAACATCAGCGTCCTCGCCACAGACAGCTGTGAGTCTGACATACTCTACATGTTGTACTGTTCCTTTAAATTCCTGGTTGTGATGTCAACAGCTGAGCGGCGTGCTGAggcgtgtctctgtgtgtgtgtcagtggatCGGTCTCAGGTGGGGAAAGCTGTGCTTCTGATCTCTGTGACGGACGTTAACGATAACGCTCCGAGCTTCGCCATGAAGTACGAAGCCTTTGTCTGTGAGAACGCAGAACCCGGACAGGTAAACCCACCTGGGTACTGTTTGGTACACAGTGTTACACACCTGTACTCTGACAAGTACCGCAGCAGAAGTTCTCTCACTttcacacagagctgcagaatAACAGGACTGATAGATCCagatccagacctcactgatccagacctcactgatccagaccccacagacccagaccccacagacccagacctcactgatccagacctcacAGCCCTAGACCTCACagatccagacctcactgatccagacctcacAGCCCTAGacctcacagacccagacctcacagacccagaccccac
This genomic window contains:
- the LOC123972027 gene encoding uncharacterized protein LOC123972027 isoform X4 → MSGRAVRTTPAGQVRLRFSKHIRTPAGQVRLRFSKHIRTPAGQVRLRFSKHIRTPAGQVRLRFSKHIRTPAGQVRLRFSKHIRTPAGQVRLRFSKHIRTPAGQVRLRFSKHIRTPAGQVRLRFSKHIRTPAGQVRLRFSKHIRTPAGQVRLRFSKHIRTPAGQVRLRFSKHIRTPAGQVRLSLSKHIRTPAGQVRLRFSKHIRTPAGQVRLSLSKHIRTPAGQVRLRFSKHIRTPAGQVRLRFSKHIRTPAGQVRLRFSKHIRTPAGQVRLRFSKHIRTPAGQVRLRFSKHIRTPAGQVRLRFSKHIRTPSSIYTVIFSLSP
- the LOC123972027 gene encoding uncharacterized protein LOC123972027 isoform X3; the protein is MSGRAVRTTPAGQVRLRFSKHIRTPAGQVRLRFSKHIRTPAGQVRLRFSKHIRTPAGQVRLRFSKHIRTPAGQVRLRFSKHIRTPAGQVRLRFSKHIRTPAGQVRLRFSKHIRTPAGQVRLRFSKHIRTPAGQVRLRFSKHIRTPAGQVRLRFSKHIRTPAGQVRLRFSKHIRTPAGQVRLSLSKHIRTPAGQVRLRFSKHIRTPAGQVRLSLSKHIRTPAGQVRLRFSKHIRTPAGQVRLRFSKHIRTPAGQVRLRFSKHIRTPAGQVRLRFSKHIRTPAGQVRLRFSKHIRTPAGQVRLRFSKHIRTPAGQVRLRFSKHIRTPSSIYTVIFSLSP
- the LOC123972027 gene encoding uncharacterized protein LOC123972027 isoform X2, whose protein sequence is MSGRAVRTTPAGQVRLRFSKHIRTPAGQVRLRFSKHIRTPAGQVRLRFSKHIRTPAGQVRLRFSKHIRTPAGQVRLRFSKHIRTPAGQVRLRFSKHIRTPAGQVRLRFSKHIRTPAGQVRLRFSKHIRTPAGQVRLRFSKHIRTPAGQVRLRFSKHIRTPAGQVRLRFSKHIRTPAGQVRLSLSKHIRTPAGQVRLRFSKHIRTPAGQVRLRFSKHIRTPAGQVRLRFSKHIRTPAGQVRLRFSKHIRTPAGQVRLRFSKHIRTPAGQVRLRFSKHIRTPAGQVRLRFSKHIRTPAGQVRLRFSKHIRTPAGQVRLSLSKHIRTPSSIYTVIFSLSP
- the LOC123972027 gene encoding uncharacterized protein LOC123972027 isoform X1, whose amino-acid sequence is MSGRAVRTTPAGQVRLRFSKHIRTPAGQVRLRFSKHIRTPAGQVRLRFSKHIRTPAGQVRLRFSKHIRTPAGQVRLRFSKHIRTPAGQVRLRFSKHIRTPAGQVRLRFSKHIRTPAGQVRLRFSKHIRTPAGQVRLRFSKHIRTPAGQVRLRFSKHIRTPAGQVRLRFSKHIRTPAGQVRLSLSKHIRTPAGQVRLRFSKHIRTPAGQVRLSLSKHIRTPAGQVRLRFSKHIRTPAGQVRLRFSKHIRTPAGQVRLRFSKHIRTPAGQVRLRFSKHIRTPAGQVRLRFSKHIRTPAGQVRLRFSKHIRTPAGQVRLRFSKHIRTPAGQVRLSLSKHIRTPSSIYTVIFSLSP
- the LOC123972027 gene encoding uncharacterized protein LOC123972027 isoform X5, which gives rise to MSGRAVRTTPAGQVRLRFSKHIRTPAGQVRLRFSKHIRTPAGQVRLRFSKHIRTPAGQVRLRFSKHIRTPAGQVRLRFSKHIRTPAGQVRLRFSKHIRTPAGQVRLRFSKHIRTPAGQVRLRFSKHIRTPAGQVRLRFSKHIRTPAGQVRLRFSKHIRTPAGQVRLRFSKHIRTPAGQVRLSLSKHIRTPAGQVRLRFSKHIRTPAGQVRLSLSKHIRTPAGQVRLRFSKHIRTPAGQVRLRFSKHIRTPAGQVRLRFSKHIRTPAGQVRLRFSKHIRTPAGQVRLRFSKHIRTPAGQVRLSLSKHIRTPSSIYTVIFSLSP